A single region of the Desulfovibrio sp. genome encodes:
- a CDS encoding L-serine ammonia-lyase encodes MLSVFDLFKIGIGPSSSHTIGPMIAGKAFAGELAVLGMLPLVGRVKVELYGSLALTGEGHGTIGAVLAGLEGEEPQEVDIAHMARRTADLQNNADLVLMCAYTIPFNFERDVCQHKGIFLPKHSNAMTLSAFSAEGALIYSKNFYSIGGGFIRTDDDFDSPRELYATPPYPYEKASELFDICARENKTIAQIVMANEVFWRSESEVNERVTAITDVMREAVERGCYTDGVLPGGYNVRRRAPNLLRKVSALQAAGRRDLSLWPMLYAFAVAEENASGGRIVTAPTNGAAGIVPAVLLYYLNFYPHATDDGARDFLLTAGAIGLFYKLNASISGAEVGCQGEVGVACSMAAGAYCAVTGGNVKQVEVAAEIGMEHNLGLTCDPVGGLVQIPCIERNGVAAERAVNCAQLSRLEDGRQRVISLDDIIEVMYRTGLDLQSRYKETSLGGLAEAVAKVMERKKMAPGASGK; translated from the coding sequence ATGCTCAGCGTTTTTGATCTGTTCAAGATCGGCATAGGGCCGTCCAGTTCCCATACCATTGGCCCCATGATTGCGGGCAAGGCCTTTGCGGGCGAGCTTGCGGTTTTGGGCATGCTGCCCTTGGTAGGCCGGGTCAAGGTGGAGCTTTACGGCTCGCTGGCGCTTACCGGCGAAGGGCACGGCACCATTGGAGCCGTGCTGGCGGGGCTTGAGGGAGAGGAACCGCAGGAGGTGGACATTGCCCATATGGCCCGCCGCACCGCGGATCTGCAAAACAATGCCGATCTGGTGCTCATGTGCGCCTACACCATCCCGTTTAATTTTGAGCGCGATGTGTGCCAGCACAAGGGCATATTCTTGCCCAAACATTCCAATGCTATGACGCTTTCGGCCTTCAGCGCCGAAGGCGCGCTGATATACTCCAAGAATTTCTATTCCATCGGCGGCGGGTTTATCCGTACAGACGATGATTTTGACAGCCCGCGCGAACTGTACGCCACGCCCCCTTACCCCTACGAAAAAGCCTCGGAGCTCTTTGACATCTGCGCCCGCGAAAACAAGACCATCGCGCAGATCGTTATGGCCAACGAAGTATTCTGGCGGTCTGAAAGCGAGGTCAACGAGCGCGTAACGGCCATCACAGACGTCATGCGTGAAGCCGTGGAGCGCGGCTGCTATACGGACGGCGTGCTGCCGGGCGGGTACAATGTGCGCCGTCGCGCGCCCAACCTGCTGCGCAAGGTCAGTGCCCTGCAAGCAGCCGGGCGGCGCGACCTCAGTCTGTGGCCCATGCTCTATGCCTTTGCCGTGGCTGAAGAAAACGCCTCCGGCGGACGCATTGTGACCGCGCCTACCAATGGCGCGGCGGGCATTGTGCCGGCTGTGCTGCTGTATTATCTGAATTTTTACCCCCATGCCACGGATGACGGCGCACGCGATTTTCTGCTCACTGCCGGGGCTATTGGCCTGTTCTACAAGCTCAATGCGTCCATTTCCGGCGCGGAGGTGGGCTGCCAGGGCGAAGTGGGCGTGGCCTGCTCCATGGCTGCTGGCGCGTACTGCGCGGTTACGGGCGGCAACGTCAAGCAGGTGGAAGTGGCGGCGGAAATCGGCATGGAGCACAACCTCGGCCTTACCTGTGATCCTGTGGGGGGGCTGGTGCAGATTCCCTGCATCGAGCGCAACGGCGTGGCCGCAGAGCGCGCGGTCAACTGCGCCCAGTTGTCGCGGCTGGAAGACGGGCGGCAGAGGGTGATCTCGCTGGATGATATCATTGAAGTCATGTACCGCACCGGGCTTGATTTGCAGTCCCGCTACAAGGAGACCTCGCTCGGCGGGCTGGCCGAGGCCGTAGCCAAGGTTATGGAGCGCAAAAAGATGGCGCCGGGGGCATCCGGTAAATAG
- a CDS encoding MarR family transcriptional regulator, with the protein MELVYKWITLANRHYYMYLNRALAPFGINSSQYLFILNLCRDPGITQDKLPERICVNKSNVARTLAQLEKKGLIRRQVNPVDKRTAAVFPTERARELYPQIMEVIATWDDAVTSVLNAQEKENLLEFMQRVADKAAALRGASPAALRK; encoded by the coding sequence ATGGAACTTGTCTACAAATGGATCACGCTGGCCAACCGGCATTACTACATGTACCTCAACCGGGCGCTCGCGCCTTTTGGCATCAACAGCAGCCAGTACCTGTTCATTCTCAACCTGTGCCGCGACCCTGGCATCACGCAGGACAAACTGCCCGAACGCATCTGCGTGAACAAAAGCAACGTTGCCCGCACTCTGGCCCAGCTTGAAAAAAAAGGGCTTATCCGGCGGCAGGTTAATCCTGTAGACAAGCGGACGGCGGCGGTTTTTCCTACCGAGCGGGCGCGGGAGCTGTATCCGCAGATAATGGAAGTTATTGCAACATGGGACGATGCCGTGACCAGCGTGCTCAACGCGCAAGAAAAAGAAAACCTCCTGGAATTCATGCAGCGCGTGGCGGACAAGGCTGCTGCCCTGCGCGGGGCAAGCCCCGCAGCCCTCAGAAAGTAG
- a CDS encoding MFS transporter gives MPRKHLHGPAARQTEAGFIEAFAAICRGNFLVVTCINMLLMTDYYLIFVTGTAHVQKTFGTSLSTAGLTSGIMVIGCLVGRFLSGNQLSTFGGKPCLLAGLLLFTASIGGLFMVDSLPMLFMQRFAAGFGVGVAGTATGAIVAYVVPVRFHGLGIGLFTMSAALALALGPFLGIFLSLRFGYHTLMLLNAGISLLCLGIFCFLRNLPPMRHPARPILSLYSYIDPRVVRFSLVALVVCPSYGCIQAFLPSFAAEHGLTSTASIFFLCYAGAALLTRPQSGRLFDRHGEHVILYPALLLTALALYVLSRAESAAVLLGAGLLMGVGFANFQSVGQAVSLSLVSRSRYAQATTTFYIFFDLGIGLGPYIFGHLIPSMGYSGMYLTLSIVVLASVGIYCLVHGGRTH, from the coding sequence ATGCCCAGGAAACACCTTCACGGCCCAGCAGCCCGGCAGACAGAAGCAGGTTTCATTGAGGCATTTGCCGCCATTTGCCGGGGCAACTTTTTGGTCGTCACCTGCATCAATATGCTGTTGATGACGGACTACTATCTCATCTTTGTCACTGGCACGGCCCATGTGCAAAAGACCTTTGGCACCAGCCTGAGCACAGCAGGGCTGACCTCGGGCATCATGGTCATCGGCTGCCTTGTGGGACGTTTCCTTTCAGGCAACCAGCTCTCCACCTTTGGGGGCAAACCCTGCCTGCTTGCGGGCCTGCTGCTGTTTACCGCAAGCATTGGCGGCCTTTTTATGGTGGATTCTCTGCCCATGCTTTTTATGCAGCGCTTTGCGGCCGGTTTTGGCGTGGGCGTGGCAGGAACCGCCACAGGAGCCATTGTGGCCTACGTGGTTCCTGTACGTTTTCATGGTCTGGGCATTGGCCTTTTTACCATGAGCGCCGCTCTGGCGCTGGCCCTCGGGCCATTTTTGGGCATCTTTCTTTCCCTCAGGTTCGGATACCACACCCTCATGCTGCTCAATGCGGGCATCAGCCTGCTGTGTCTGGGTATTTTCTGCTTTTTGCGCAACCTGCCGCCCATGCGCCATCCTGCGCGCCCGATATTGAGCCTGTACAGCTATATTGATCCGCGTGTGGTGCGCTTTTCGCTGGTAGCTCTTGTAGTCTGCCCAAGCTATGGCTGCATACAGGCATTTTTGCCTTCTTTTGCGGCGGAACACGGACTCACGAGCACCGCCAGCATATTCTTTTTGTGTTACGCCGGGGCGGCCTTGCTCACGCGGCCCCAGAGCGGCCGCCTGTTTGACCGACATGGTGAACACGTGATTTTGTACCCCGCCCTGCTACTCACGGCTCTGGCCCTGTATGTGCTTTCGCGCGCCGAAAGCGCAGCCGTGCTGCTGGGCGCGGGGCTGCTGATGGGCGTGGGCTTTGCCAACTTTCAGTCTGTAGGGCAGGCGGTATCCCTCTCGCTGGTTTCACGCTCGCGCTATGCGCAGGCGACCACAACATTCTACATATTCTTTGACCTCGGAATCGGCCTTGGGCCTTACATATTCGGCCATCTTATCCCCTCAATGGGCTACAGCGGCATGTATCTGACCCTGAGCATCGTAGTTTTGGCTTCTGTTGGTATATATTGCCTTGTCCACGGTGGACGGACGCACTGA
- a CDS encoding tetratricopeptide repeat protein — protein sequence MANKKPQKKSTDTPTAVQPSAPADTTSTPETAPQAEQPHGISKVSKGVFFVGIAVALVLGVYVGSLMPSVFTQEPAQQTPAGQTQTASQPSGQAKQDSQPPIPPELAAKIASMEQNVLANPKDAHNWTDLGNLYFDTGQSRKAASAYERSLALAPDNADVLTDLGIMYRELGEYEKAVTSFRRASSVNPKHENAMFNEGVVLYFDLKRKDDAMKAWQRLLAVNPAARAPDGQSVSDVIRNLR from the coding sequence ATGGCAAACAAAAAGCCCCAAAAAAAGTCCACAGATACTCCCACGGCAGTGCAGCCTTCCGCGCCCGCCGACACCACATCCACCCCGGAAACCGCCCCCCAGGCTGAACAGCCCCACGGTATCAGCAAGGTCAGCAAGGGTGTTTTTTTTGTAGGCATCGCCGTGGCCCTTGTGCTGGGCGTCTATGTGGGCAGCCTTATGCCGTCAGTGTTCACGCAAGAGCCAGCGCAGCAGACGCCCGCAGGCCAGACGCAGACGGCCTCGCAGCCTTCCGGCCAGGCCAAGCAGGACAGCCAGCCTCCCATTCCGCCTGAGCTGGCAGCCAAAATCGCCTCCATGGAACAAAATGTCCTTGCCAACCCCAAGGACGCGCATAACTGGACAGATCTTGGCAACCTCTATTTTGATACCGGTCAGTCGCGCAAGGCCGCCAGCGCCTACGAGCGTTCGTTGGCTCTTGCCCCGGACAATGCCGATGTGCTGACCGACCTTGGCATCATGTACCGCGAGCTTGGCGAATACGAAAAGGCCGTGACGAGCTTCCGCCGTGCATCGAGCGTCAACCCCAAGCATGAAAACGCCATGTTCAACGAGGGCGTGGTGCTTTACTTCGACCTCAAGCGCAAGGACGACGCCATGAAGGCATGGCAACGTCTGCTGGCAGTCAACCCCGCTGCGCGCGCTCCTGACGGGCAGTCCGTTTCTGACGTAATCAGAAACCTGCGCTAG
- a CDS encoding response regulator, whose product MTLTSSGISRALLRACALFLCIACAGIGAPSTAHSGMIPPVLRSANTPLLPDLQYFIDVTGTMDVEEAAAPSNSQMFKALNVKELPRVTGVMWLRFTLAPLPAGGRSQAMLLDMGPDVPADPVLYEPAANPATDSVEWREILPSHRNVMLLPEPGADPITCYIRLDGLPGIWFSPMLRSPQDAASNWGSLAGTAALLALAVVMLLCLLRGLSERGQWRIWTALYVGVALAQGIFGMPAYGSGSITLNQSLAVLAPGLALMLLPHVGRHLMRTRGRSPLLDAQFILLSLPGAVLALLPLLPGFSWSIRFLSLWPACTAIFTLSALGGAIMGLGGARRFLLGCLVPPLFVAAGIMGLDYGYAANLLASAPLWGTALSALLIAGTGLPRDAVQTEEANKAAKRESAAASKRNSAALDAALISSSLGAGPNDGPISLDTPLDDPNLRLLPPSAVTGKTAADFSALPVDISDNSDLEPVTAPARNQKKSASAVDPGMWENLLRPPLDRLMREGAALGHCSLPPAVRQYAENMLGAAGELARIIDNPGKELDQTSVGEQRVAFNLQHLVREAHDAVTTAAENSGIGLAWYMPPLLGHMYEGQAKALRETLGLLLESAVRATTRGAVHLSVRRVPETADPGHLLFTVTDTGAGIPPRDRSSLALTRAWELAGSNSGYLNVECGPQGTSIAFTLRLKPLENETGTEAAPEPQRAPTITVVAESAVDRQALAHMITTLGCNSTQARSMREALECNREAPALMLVAQDPHDGPAEADALGRFEAEALKAGLPVFKALAVTKDNTSWDKLADTGYTHALLEPVDAEAFAATLREVLDEAGFTDHGPAVSAASAPAPAAEENNPVPPAEDMPLPVHEIGSPEPENRPADAAPSIPAQEQSQLPDLFGHEASLQNALPGTGASVDTQPLAMPLPNDGLLSSTQSLNFGAADQSGMLLPMMEDSPQAEEDAPIELTDLLPPENTAQDAGQALATMPDTPEIFLEEPASAVPAPSDDAQIKKEAAPVEEQTAPQQAEPLDILPDAAQPEPLSMQADAELQPEAQPEIIAEILPEPSTEEPQKADAAPPQQDAPQAANNTDAEFMASAGLEGPQWAAEASATQASEPEPEPARESEAEDAAAQQENPASAPVEQAELLTDTPVATPVSEVTEQMSAPADKTPDALETLEWPEPEQHPATAPAARETVTPAEFLEASLPSDPDMPEPAEQPAEQPAAESAAPLKAMTGRAGEATLSPVNNAAFDVPAPAGKGAWDTYSLQDEWVGEPMPIGTPIKTANPAPQSAPRPAQGFGQGFGQDMPQTSARNTPSAATTTPPLAAPVREEKSYVSPSLAHPGEWVGEPMPMTKPAMQDDASGAVDQNSKQDSGQADDERHSRQVEMPRTATGRLILKLLGSAGDRPLGADNEPLPGGKPDLMADLAAMPRQDDVQAESPALAGTPRAGSSAGVAEPQRSAAHLKGKATGNSIMNFIAGAAEALRHNGHDNAQHAPQGGHSGETIPAQAPEAESHRAAPTEQKTVEPQPAAFAPQAPVQPTAPRETDQTIPQLVARLDAAMDDAQQGFKNRRCAVVGDAANRIATESDAFGFRVLARMARCVERAAKANDMNALRDLLPELAVAVERNRIGLTPRR is encoded by the coding sequence ATGACTCTCACTTCCTCCGGCATTTCGCGTGCGTTGCTGCGCGCCTGCGCCCTTTTTTTGTGCATAGCCTGCGCAGGTATTGGAGCTCCGTCCACGGCGCACAGCGGCATGATTCCGCCCGTGTTGCGTTCAGCAAACACGCCGCTGTTGCCCGACCTGCAATACTTTATTGACGTGACGGGAACCATGGATGTGGAGGAGGCGGCCGCCCCTTCCAACAGCCAGATGTTCAAAGCCCTGAACGTCAAGGAATTGCCGCGAGTCACCGGAGTGATGTGGCTGCGCTTTACCCTCGCCCCGCTGCCTGCGGGGGGGCGCTCGCAGGCCATGCTGCTGGACATGGGACCGGATGTTCCGGCTGACCCTGTTCTGTATGAACCTGCCGCCAACCCGGCGACAGACAGCGTTGAATGGCGCGAGATTCTCCCGAGCCACCGCAATGTGATGCTGCTGCCCGAGCCGGGGGCCGACCCGATCACCTGCTATATCCGCCTGGACGGCCTGCCGGGCATCTGGTTTTCCCCCATGCTGCGCAGCCCGCAGGACGCAGCCTCCAACTGGGGCAGCCTTGCAGGCACTGCCGCCCTGCTGGCTCTTGCAGTGGTCATGCTGCTGTGCCTTTTGCGCGGGCTCTCCGAGAGGGGCCAGTGGCGCATCTGGACAGCGCTTTACGTGGGCGTTGCCTTGGCGCAGGGCATATTTGGCATGCCCGCCTACGGCTCCGGCAGCATAACCCTGAACCAGTCTCTAGCGGTGCTTGCTCCTGGTCTTGCGCTCATGCTCCTGCCCCACGTGGGCCGTCATCTTATGCGCACGAGGGGCCGCTCCCCCCTGCTGGACGCCCAGTTTATATTGCTTTCCCTGCCGGGCGCGGTACTGGCCCTGCTGCCGCTCCTTCCCGGCTTTAGCTGGAGCATCCGTTTTCTTTCTCTCTGGCCTGCCTGCACGGCGATCTTTACCCTGAGCGCCCTTGGGGGGGCCATCATGGGCCTTGGCGGCGCACGGCGTTTTCTTTTGGGTTGTCTTGTGCCTCCCCTGTTTGTGGCTGCGGGCATCATGGGGCTTGATTACGGCTACGCCGCAAACCTGCTGGCCTCTGCTCCGCTTTGGGGCACGGCCCTGAGCGCCCTGCTTATTGCCGGAACAGGCCTGCCGCGTGACGCAGTTCAAACTGAAGAAGCCAACAAAGCCGCAAAACGCGAATCCGCAGCGGCAAGCAAACGCAACTCCGCCGCGCTGGATGCGGCCTTGATCAGCTCCAGCCTTGGCGCCGGGCCAAACGATGGCCCCATCAGTCTTGATACCCCGCTGGACGACCCCAATCTGCGTCTTTTGCCTCCCTCTGCCGTCACAGGCAAAACCGCCGCTGACTTTTCCGCCCTGCCGGTGGATATTTCAGACAATTCCGATCTGGAACCAGTTACAGCGCCTGCCAGAAACCAGAAAAAATCAGCCTCCGCAGTTGACCCAGGCATGTGGGAAAACCTGCTGCGCCCGCCGCTGGATCGCCTCATGCGCGAAGGCGCGGCTCTCGGCCATTGCTCCCTGCCACCTGCGGTGCGCCAGTATGCTGAGAACATGCTTGGCGCTGCTGGAGAGCTTGCCAGAATTATTGATAATCCCGGCAAAGAACTGGATCAGACCAGCGTTGGCGAACAGCGCGTGGCCTTCAACCTGCAGCATCTTGTGCGCGAGGCGCACGATGCCGTGACCACCGCCGCCGAGAACTCGGGTATTGGCCTTGCGTGGTACATGCCCCCGCTGCTGGGACACATGTATGAAGGGCAGGCCAAAGCCCTGCGCGAAACCCTCGGCCTGCTGCTTGAAAGCGCCGTACGCGCCACCACAAGGGGTGCTGTGCACCTTTCTGTGCGGCGTGTGCCCGAAACCGCCGATCCGGGGCATCTGCTGTTCACGGTGACCGACACAGGGGCGGGCATTCCCCCGCGCGACAGATCATCGCTGGCGCTCACCCGCGCATGGGAACTGGCTGGTTCCAACAGCGGGTACCTCAATGTGGAATGCGGCCCGCAGGGAACATCCATTGCCTTTACCCTGCGCCTGAAACCGCTGGAGAACGAAACCGGAACAGAAGCCGCGCCGGAACCGCAACGCGCGCCCACCATTACCGTGGTGGCCGAAAGCGCCGTTGACCGTCAGGCGCTGGCCCACATGATAACCACCCTTGGCTGCAACAGCACCCAGGCCCGCAGCATGCGCGAAGCGCTGGAATGCAACCGCGAAGCTCCCGCACTCATGCTGGTGGCTCAGGACCCTCACGATGGCCCCGCAGAAGCGGACGCTCTGGGCCGCTTTGAGGCAGAAGCCCTCAAGGCTGGTCTGCCCGTATTCAAGGCCCTTGCCGTCACCAAGGACAATACCAGCTGGGATAAGCTGGCTGATACGGGCTACACCCACGCCCTGCTCGAACCTGTGGATGCGGAGGCTTTTGCCGCGACCCTGCGCGAAGTGCTCGACGAAGCAGGATTCACAGACCACGGCCCAGCTGTGTCAGCGGCGTCGGCCCCTGCCCCTGCGGCAGAAGAAAATAATCCTGTGCCGCCCGCAGAAGATATGCCCCTGCCCGTTCACGAGATCGGCTCCCCCGAACCCGAGAACAGACCTGCCGATGCCGCACCCAGCATACCGGCACAGGAGCAGAGCCAGCTGCCCGACCTCTTCGGCCACGAGGCATCCTTGCAGAATGCCCTGCCGGGCACTGGCGCATCCGTGGATACTCAGCCGCTGGCAATGCCACTGCCGAATGACGGCCTGCTGTCCTCTACCCAATCGCTGAATTTTGGCGCAGCCGACCAGTCCGGCATGCTGCTGCCCATGATGGAGGATTCCCCTCAGGCAGAAGAAGACGCGCCCATTGAACTGACGGATCTTTTGCCTCCCGAGAACACTGCGCAGGATGCCGGGCAGGCGCTTGCCACCATGCCGGACACTCCAGAAATTTTCCTCGAGGAACCTGCCTCCGCTGTCCCTGCTCCTTCTGACGATGCCCAGATCAAAAAGGAAGCAGCTCCGGTAGAAGAACAAACCGCGCCACAGCAGGCTGAACCGCTGGATATTTTGCCCGATGCGGCCCAACCAGAGCCTCTGAGCATGCAGGCCGATGCAGAGCTTCAACCCGAAGCGCAGCCGGAAATTATTGCGGAGATCTTGCCGGAGCCATCAACAGAAGAGCCGCAGAAGGCTGACGCGGCACCCCCGCAGCAGGATGCCCCCCAGGCGGCGAACAACACTGACGCAGAATTTATGGCCTCGGCTGGCCTGGAAGGCCCGCAGTGGGCGGCAGAAGCCTCTGCTACCCAGGCAAGCGAGCCTGAGCCTGAACCTGCACGGGAATCCGAAGCGGAGGACGCGGCAGCGCAACAAGAGAACCCCGCCTCTGCACCAGTGGAACAGGCGGAACTCCTCACAGATACACCCGTAGCCACACCTGTTTCAGAAGTAACGGAGCAAATGTCTGCCCCGGCGGACAAGACGCCTGACGCCCTTGAAACTCTTGAATGGCCTGAGCCGGAACAGCATCCCGCCACAGCTCCTGCCGCAAGGGAAACAGTGACTCCGGCAGAATTTCTCGAGGCTTCCCTGCCTTCGGATCCAGATATGCCCGAACCAGCAGAACAGCCCGCAGAACAACCCGCCGCCGAAAGCGCCGCCCCTCTCAAAGCCATGACAGGCAGGGCTGGAGAAGCCACGCTGTCTCCTGTCAACAACGCAGCCTTTGATGTTCCCGCGCCTGCTGGCAAGGGCGCATGGGATACTTACAGCCTTCAGGACGAGTGGGTGGGCGAACCCATGCCCATTGGCACCCCCATCAAAACAGCCAATCCTGCTCCCCAATCTGCGCCCCGACCAGCGCAAGGCTTTGGGCAAGGTTTTGGGCAAGATATGCCCCAGACGTCCGCACGGAATACTCCGTCTGCCGCCACGACCACACCTCCGCTTGCTGCGCCTGTCAGAGAAGAAAAAAGCTATGTCAGCCCAAGCCTCGCGCACCCTGGGGAATGGGTGGGCGAACCCATGCCCATGACCAAACCCGCCATGCAGGATGATGCCTCAGGTGCGGTCGACCAGAATTCCAAGCAGGATTCCGGTCAGGCTGACGATGAAAGACATTCCCGTCAGGTTGAAATGCCGCGCACCGCAACGGGGCGGCTCATTCTCAAACTGCTGGGCAGCGCTGGCGACCGCCCCCTTGGGGCTGACAACGAGCCTCTGCCTGGCGGCAAGCCCGATCTCATGGCGGATCTGGCGGCCATGCCACGTCAGGATGATGTGCAGGCCGAATCCCCTGCACTTGCTGGCACTCCCCGCGCAGGGTCATCTGCCGGAGTTGCGGAACCTCAGCGTTCCGCCGCCCACCTCAAGGGCAAGGCAACTGGCAATTCCATTATGAATTTCATTGCAGGTGCTGCAGAAGCCCTGCGCCATAACGGGCATGACAACGCCCAGCATGCGCCTCAAGGCGGTCACTCCGGTGAAACCATACCTGCACAAGCCCCTGAGGCAGAGAGCCATCGTGCGGCCCCTACGGAGCAGAAAACCGTGGAGCCGCAGCCAGCCGCATTTGCGCCTCAGGCTCCTGTGCAGCCCACAGCCCCGCGTGAAACAGATCAAACAATTCCGCAGCTTGTGGCACGGCTTGATGCCGCCATGGACGATGCCCAGCAGGGCTTCAAAAACCGTCGTTGCGCGGTGGTGGGTGATGCTGCCAACCGCATCGCCACGGAATCCGATGCCTTTGGCTTCCGCGTGCTGGCCCGTATGGCCCGTTGTGTGGAACGCGCCGCCAAGGCCAATGACATGAACGCACTGCGCGACCTGCTGCCCGAGCTGGCCGTGGCGGTTGAACGCAACCGCATCGGCCTGACACCGCGCCGCTGA
- a CDS encoding universal stress protein yields the protein MYKTILIPVSGKNGLDRAKSALNHAKNLACGDIVLLHIFEPLPQIVGGEAHAELLAEQKAKGQTLLNTVVAEMEKPAGSVRCRVEEGTTAETIIRVAHEENADLIIMFTDGRDGLQDMLLGSITERVLRNTDTPLLAIRR from the coding sequence ATGTACAAGACCATTCTTATTCCAGTGAGCGGCAAAAACGGCCTGGACCGTGCCAAGTCGGCCCTGAATCACGCCAAAAACCTTGCCTGCGGCGATATTGTCCTCCTGCATATTTTTGAGCCGCTGCCCCAGATTGTGGGTGGCGAAGCCCACGCCGAGCTTTTGGCCGAACAGAAGGCCAAGGGACAGACCCTGCTGAACACAGTGGTGGCGGAAATGGAAAAACCCGCCGGGTCTGTGCGCTGCCGCGTAGAAGAAGGCACCACGGCTGAAACCATCATTCGCGTGGCGCATGAGGAAAATGCAGACCTTATCATCATGTTCACTGACGGACGCGACGGGCTGCAAGACATGCTGCTCGGCTCCATCACAGAGCGTGTTCTGCGCAATACCGATACACCGCTGCTGGCCATACGCCGCTAG